GCCCACGAGCAGGAGGCCGAGCTTGCGAAGCGCCGACAGCGCGTAGCCGAAGAACGCGACCGCCTTGTAGCGGCCACCGGCGTCCGTGACCAGCCCCCCGGCCACACGTACCAGGGCACTGGCGCCCTGGTAGAGGCCGTCGAGCAACCCGAACTGCAATGGCGTCATGCGCAGCTCGAGCACGAAGTACAGTGGCAGGACCGCGGTCAGTGCTTCGGAGGAAATGTCGGTGAAGAAGCTGGTGAGGCCGAGGACCACGACGTTGCGAGGGCGGCGCCCCGGTACCGAGGGCCCGCCGCCGCGACCGGCCCGGTAACGTTGGACACTGCCCGATCTCGCAGCGACGGATACACAGTCCCGATGATACAGGCAGAGCCGGTACCACGTCGTAGTCAGGACGGGCGACTCAGGTCCTGCGGCATCGGCTCGCCGAGAAATGTTTCGCGCAACGAGTACCAGAGGCGCAGCCGCTCCCAGCGCGGCTCTTTCAGCACCTTGAGCTCCTCCGACAAGAACGGGCTCGGGAGGAACACGGTGGTCATCTGCTCGCCGAACCCGTTCC
This sequence is a window from Pseudomonadota bacterium. Protein-coding genes within it:
- a CDS encoding MFS transporter, which produces MVLGLTSFFTDISSEALTAVLPLYFVLELRMTPLQFGLLDGLYQGASALVRVAGGLVTDAGGRYKAVAFFGYALSALRKLGLLLVG